Proteins from a single region of Rhodovibrio salinarum DSM 9154:
- a CDS encoding tRNA (cytidine(34)-2'-O)-methyltransferase encodes MRLALYEPDIPQNTGTILRLAACLELGVDLIEPLGFQLDDKRLKRAGMDYVRHMDLRRHGSFDRFLATEPGRLVLLTTHAATRHVDFEFRPDDVLLLGRESAGVPQAVHDAAGARVGIPLAPGMRSLNVALAAAMVAGEALRQTGGYPAAQDAAVPPCET; translated from the coding sequence ATGCGCCTGGCGCTTTACGAACCCGACATCCCCCAGAACACCGGCACCATCCTGCGCCTCGCCGCCTGCCTAGAGCTGGGCGTGGACCTGATCGAACCGCTCGGTTTCCAGCTCGACGACAAGCGTCTCAAGCGCGCCGGGATGGATTACGTGCGTCATATGGACCTGCGCCGGCACGGCTCGTTCGACCGTTTCCTGGCGACGGAGCCCGGGCGGCTCGTGCTGCTGACCACGCATGCCGCAACCCGACATGTCGATTTCGAGTTCCGACCCGACGACGTGCTGCTGCTGGGGCGGGAAAGCGCCGGCGTGCCGCAGGCCGTGCATGACGCTGCCGGCGCGCGGGTCGGAATTCCGCTGGCGCCCGGCATGCGCAGCTTGAACGTGGCGCTTGCCGCAGCGATGGTGGCGGGCGAGGCGCTACGCCAGACCGGCGGCTACCCGGCGGCCCAGGACGCCGCCGTGCCGCCTTGCGAGACGTAA
- a CDS encoding IS630 family transposase (programmed frameshift) has protein sequence MSGAHSKDLRERVVQYVEAGGSKRAAARHFRISPSSAVKLVKRWSQTGRIAPDARGRPGGGGKLAGQFDYLRACLAERPDLTMPELADKLARERGVSVAPASVSRFLCRNGITYKKALTAAEQRRPDVAAARRVWTGLRQARMRAQPRRLVFVDETATSTKLTRLRGRAPRGTRVDAKAPAGRWATQTFIAGLRCDGLTAPWVIDWPLNRERFEAYVEHQLAPTLRPGDVVILDNLSAHDSAHARALLAERGAWFLFLPKYSPDLNPIELAFSKLKAHLRAAEARTYDALWRRTGDICNLFQPEECWNFFRHAGYVHE, from the exons ATGAGCGGTGCGCATTCCAAGGACCTGCGCGAGCGGGTGGTGCAGTACGTCGAGGCGGGTGGCAGCAAGCGGGCGGCTGCCCGGCACTTTCGGATCAGCCCGAGTTCGGCGGTCAAGCTGGTAAAACGCTGGTCGCAGACTGGTCGGATTGCGCCGGATGCGCGAGGACGTCCGGGCGGTGGTGGCAAGCTGGCCGGCCAGTTCGACTATCTGCGGGCGTGTCTGGCCGAGCGGCCAGACCTGACGATGCCCGAGCTCGCGGACAAGCTGGCGCGCGAACGCGGCGTGTCGGTCGCGCCCGCATCTGTGTCCCGCTTCCTGTGCCGCAACGGCATCACTTAC AAAAAGGCGCTGACGGCCGCCGAGCAGCGCCGCCCGGACGTGGCCGCCGCGCGGCGCGTCTGGACCGGGCTGCGCCAAGCCCGGATGCGCGCGCAGCCCAGGCGCCTGGTGTTCGTCGACGAGACCGCGACCTCGACCAAGCTGACCCGCCTGCGCGGCCGGGCGCCGCGGGGCACGCGGGTCGACGCCAAGGCGCCGGCCGGGCGCTGGGCGACCCAAACCTTTATCGCCGGCCTACGCTGCGACGGCCTGACAGCGCCTTGGGTGATCGACTGGCCGCTCAACCGCGAACGCTTCGAAGCCTACGTCGAGCACCAGCTCGCCCCGACACTGCGCCCGGGCGACGTCGTCATCCTGGACAACCTGTCCGCCCACGACAGCGCTCACGCCAGAGCGCTCCTCGCCGAGCGCGGCGCTTGGTTCCTGTTCCTGCCGAAATACTCGCCGGACCTAAACCCAATCGAACTGGCGTTCTCCAAGCTCAAGGCACATCTCCGGGCCGCCGAGGCGCGCACCTACGACGCCCTCTGGCGACGCACTGGCGACATCTGCAACCTGTTCCAGCCAGAGGAATGCTGGAATTTCTTCCGCCACGCAGGCTATGTGCACGAATAA
- a CDS encoding NUDIX hydrolase: MEPRHVFPADRRRAGVSAGTPNLDRLRMRIQAQCPLGGDHPVRRNPRRRGDDDLNPGMIDPAGAFIDAAVLVALVARPAGLQVLLTRRTAHLSAHAGQCAFPGGRIEAWDASPESAALREAQEEVGLDPEGVEILGQLDTYLVRTGYRVTPIVALMTRPQELKPDGYEAEAVFEVPLDYLMRPESRRLASRTDLGQERFFYIFDYGDYDIWGATAGMLVNLIEVLGHEP; encoded by the coding sequence ATGGAGCCGCGGCACGTTTTTCCGGCTGACCGCCGACGCGCCGGCGTGAGCGCGGGGACGCCCAACCTCGACCGTTTGCGGATGCGCATCCAGGCGCAATGCCCGCTGGGCGGCGATCATCCGGTGCGTCGCAATCCCCGCCGACGCGGCGACGACGATCTGAATCCCGGCATGATCGATCCCGCAGGGGCTTTCATCGATGCCGCCGTGCTGGTTGCCCTGGTGGCGCGGCCGGCCGGCCTGCAGGTTCTGTTGACCCGACGGACCGCGCATCTGAGCGCGCACGCCGGGCAGTGCGCCTTCCCGGGCGGCCGGATCGAGGCATGGGATGCCAGCCCGGAGTCCGCTGCGCTGCGCGAGGCGCAGGAGGAAGTCGGCCTGGACCCGGAGGGTGTGGAGATTCTGGGCCAGCTCGACACCTACCTTGTACGCACCGGCTACCGCGTAACGCCGATCGTCGCCCTGATGACGCGCCCGCAGGAACTGAAGCCCGACGGGTACGAGGCCGAGGCGGTGTTCGAGGTGCCGCTGGACTACCTGATGCGCCCGGAGTCCCGGCGTCTGGCTAGTCGCACCGATCTGGGTCAGGAACGCTTCTTCTACATCTTCGACTATGGCGACTACGACATCTGGGGGGCGACGGCGGGGATGCTGGTCAACCTGATCGAGGTGCTCGGCCACGAGCCCTAA
- a CDS encoding DUF1285 domain-containing protein yields MPLRRDRIERIGPSAPPDEGGGGTSAATGADDGTRIGTLTGIEPGDFAITRDGVWWHDGAPIPRRELVKLFATVLKREADGGYALVTPAERARVHVEDVPFLAEELEVTHADGQQVLTFRTNTDRWIEAGPDHPIWVEHVPDSAEPAPYIRVSDGLDARLVRSVFYQLAELAESRPTEGRMNANDASDSQGQEVLGVWSRGTFFRLTADAPA; encoded by the coding sequence ATGCCGCTGAGACGCGATCGCATAGAGAGAATAGGGCCAAGCGCGCCCCCTGACGAGGGGGGCGGCGGCACAAGCGCCGCGACCGGGGCCGACGACGGCACCCGGATCGGCACGCTGACAGGAATCGAGCCCGGCGACTTCGCGATCACCCGCGACGGCGTCTGGTGGCACGACGGTGCCCCGATCCCTCGGCGCGAACTGGTCAAGTTGTTCGCCACCGTGCTCAAACGCGAGGCCGACGGCGGCTACGCCCTCGTGACGCCGGCAGAGCGGGCGCGCGTGCACGTCGAGGACGTGCCGTTCCTGGCCGAGGAGCTGGAGGTCACACATGCGGACGGGCAGCAGGTGCTGACCTTCCGGACCAATACCGACCGCTGGATCGAGGCGGGGCCAGATCATCCGATCTGGGTCGAACACGTGCCTGACAGCGCGGAACCGGCGCCGTATATTCGGGTCTCGGACGGCTTGGATGCCCGACTCGTCCGTTCCGTATTCTATCAGCTGGCCGAGTTGGCCGAATCGCGGCCCACCGAGGGGCGCATGAATGCCAACGACGCAAGCGACTCGCAGGGACAGGAGGTCCTGGGCGTATGGAGCCGCGGCACGTTTTTCCGGCTGACCGCCGACGCGCCGGCGTGA
- a CDS encoding DUF58 domain-containing protein, which translates to MSPTTLSPRQRAEQLSATLPPLLLHAERVAASVAQGVHGRRRVGQGEAFWQFRDYQPGDSPQAIDWRQTAKADRVFVRQMEWEAAQSVWCWRDGTASMDWRSSNKLPTKRERAELLMLALMTLMIRAGEHVSLLGTGLPPAANRGTLVRLSELLRREQPEDARELPAPEPLPRYGQVLLFGDFLADPADIERSLRSFAERGVNGHLVQVLDPAEETLPYSGRVRFEGLEGERPWLLSRAEGVRAQYRDQLSAQIDAIREIARRTGWRCTWHRTDRSPQTALLAVYSALAHSL; encoded by the coding sequence ATGAGCCCCACGACCTTGTCCCCGCGCCAGCGCGCGGAACAGCTGTCCGCGACGCTGCCGCCGCTGTTGCTGCACGCCGAGCGGGTCGCCGCCAGCGTGGCCCAAGGGGTGCACGGCCGCCGGCGCGTCGGCCAGGGCGAGGCGTTCTGGCAGTTTCGCGACTACCAGCCCGGCGATTCGCCGCAAGCGATCGACTGGCGCCAGACGGCCAAGGCCGATCGCGTCTTCGTCCGGCAAATGGAATGGGAAGCCGCGCAGTCCGTCTGGTGCTGGCGCGACGGCACCGCCTCGATGGACTGGCGTTCTTCCAACAAGCTGCCGACCAAGCGCGAGCGCGCCGAATTGCTGATGCTCGCGCTGATGACCTTGATGATCCGCGCGGGCGAACACGTCAGCCTGCTCGGCACCGGACTGCCGCCAGCCGCCAACCGCGGCACGCTGGTGCGTCTGAGCGAATTGCTACGCCGGGAGCAACCGGAAGACGCACGGGAGCTTCCCGCGCCCGAGCCACTGCCGCGTTACGGGCAGGTGTTGCTGTTCGGCGACTTTCTAGCCGATCCCGCGGACATCGAACGCAGCCTGCGCAGCTTCGCCGAGCGCGGGGTGAACGGCCATCTGGTCCAGGTGCTCGATCCCGCGGAGGAGACGCTGCCCTATTCGGGACGCGTGCGCTTCGAAGGGCTCGAGGGGGAGCGCCCCTGGCTGCTGTCGCGCGCGGAAGGGGTGCGCGCGCAGTATCGCGACCAGCTATCGGCCCAGATCGATGCGATCCGGGAGATCGCCCGGCGCACCGGCTGGCGCTGCACCTGGCACCGCACGGACCGGTCGCCGCAGACGGCGCTGTTGGCGGTTTACAGCGCCTTAGCTCACTCTCTCTAG
- a CDS encoding CCA tRNA nucleotidyltransferase — protein MQPAGRIDPQDWMTAPDTRAVVAALTADGQEVRFVGGCVRDALIERPVGDIDIATPDAPETVMALLRRAGLKAVPTGIEHGTVTAVSGHRPFEITTLREDVETYGRHARVAFTDDWAADAARRDFTMNAMFCAPDGTIYDPFGGWADLLAGHVRFVGDAEARVREDYLRLLRFFRFYARYGQGPPDAAALQAAQRHAGKLTTLAAERICHELLKFLEAANPGPAARVIRDYGILQPVLPEARYAERLSWLAAIEREQGVAIDPLRRMAAWLDLREAHRLGERLRLSKKAERYLRTLAAPTASVRVDRATATLRRPLHRLGRELTRDLYLLDAAERAAAGGRLNTKALAAGLAEIEAWQPKRLPVDGRDVTALGVAPGPRIKELLEALEEWWVDQDFQPGREACLAELKRRVAALPGDG, from the coding sequence ATGCAGCCCGCCGGACGGATCGACCCGCAGGACTGGATGACCGCGCCGGACACCCGCGCGGTGGTGGCCGCGCTGACCGCGGACGGGCAGGAGGTGCGCTTCGTTGGCGGCTGTGTCCGCGATGCGCTGATCGAGCGGCCGGTCGGCGACATCGACATCGCCACCCCCGACGCGCCCGAGACGGTGATGGCGCTGCTGCGGCGCGCGGGGCTGAAGGCGGTGCCGACCGGGATCGAGCACGGCACGGTGACGGCCGTCAGTGGCCATCGGCCGTTCGAGATCACCACCCTGCGTGAGGATGTCGAGACCTACGGCCGGCACGCCCGCGTCGCCTTTACCGACGACTGGGCGGCCGATGCCGCCCGGCGCGATTTCACCATGAACGCGATGTTCTGCGCGCCCGACGGGACGATTTACGATCCGTTCGGTGGCTGGGCCGACCTGCTGGCGGGGCATGTGCGCTTCGTCGGCGATGCCGAGGCGCGGGTGCGCGAGGATTACCTGCGCCTGCTGCGCTTCTTTCGCTTCTACGCCCGCTACGGCCAGGGGCCGCCGGATGCGGCGGCATTGCAGGCCGCCCAGCGCCACGCGGGTAAGCTGACCACCTTGGCGGCGGAACGGATTTGTCACGAACTGCTGAAATTCCTGGAAGCCGCCAATCCAGGGCCGGCGGCGCGGGTGATCCGCGATTACGGCATCCTGCAACCGGTTTTGCCCGAGGCGCGCTATGCGGAGCGGCTCAGTTGGCTGGCTGCGATCGAGCGCGAACAGGGGGTTGCGATCGATCCGCTGCGGCGGATGGCGGCCTGGCTCGACCTGCGCGAAGCGCATCGCCTGGGGGAACGGTTGCGGCTCTCGAAGAAGGCGGAGCGATACCTGCGCACACTCGCCGCGCCGACGGCAAGCGTGCGTGTCGACCGGGCGACCGCAACGCTCCGTCGGCCGCTGCATCGGTTGGGCCGGGAACTGACCCGCGACCTATACCTGCTCGACGCCGCCGAGCGTGCGGCGGCAGGCGGACGCCTCAACACCAAGGCGTTGGCAGCCGGTCTGGCGGAGATCGAGGCCTGGCAGCCCAAGCGTTTGCCGGTCGATGGGCGCGACGTGACCGCGCTCGGCGTCGCGCCCGGACCGCGGATCAAAGAGCTGTTGGAGGCGCTGGAAGAGTGGTGGGTCGACCAGGACTTCCAGCCCGGCCGCGAGGCCTGTCTTGCGGAACTGAAGCGCCGGGTCGCGGCCCTTCCTGGGGACGGCTAG
- a CDS encoding DUF4159 domain-containing protein, which produces MAALGPLAFAQPWLLLALLALPALWFLLRVTPPAPKTQRFPAIRLLLGLAPKEETPARTPWWLLLLRLTAAALLIVGLSGPVLHPATQLSGSGPLVLVIDNGWAAAKNWSQRMQAAEVTLDRAVREERRVHLLTTATERPDTPLAASDLLRPERARERVRALKPRPWPSDYDAALAAVADLQITGSAHVIWLNDGLQTPGTDALASRLQRLGRVEVMRPRPGNLPLSVLPPSSDGTDLAVPIHRPDTRGPTTRTVVANDERGRLVATAEARFEDGSRDATVRFDLPLELRNRISRVSVEGETTAASVALLDSRWQRRPVGLVTESAQADAQPLLSEVYYLERALNPYAEVTRGGLGALLAQDQAVIVLSDRGALRTDLRTQVRSWVERGGVLLRFAGPRLARELTGPDARDGSGDPLLPVRLRRGGRALSGTMSWGSPPKLAPFDANSPFAGLSVPDDLTIDRQVLAQPALDLGEKTWARLADGTPLVTADQRGDGWVVLVHTTANAQWSNLPLSGLFVQMLRRVVAVGEGIARSSERSPLPPSSVLDGFGALGPAPASVQALSPEALESNTIDPAHPPGLYGLEGQRRAHNLGPAVVDARPLTALPNGISVGGFSAEPERPIGPWLLVAALALLLVDLVLALLLRGLFGPTGGDGMGRRAAGGAAAILLAVTLAPGSAQAQVDSSDDPESYALKATLDTRLGYVVTGNARVDQIAEQGLRGLSRTLSARTSIEPEAPLPVRLNEHPLAFFPLLYWPVTAEQAPLGPKATRKVNAYLANGGTILFDLRDPTPNVNLGGGLSGATQALRQLTRNLDIPPLQPVPPEHVLTKTFYLLNDFPGRYDGGQLWVEDTRAGGGDGDGVASVLVGYNDYAGAWAIDQAGQPRFAVTPGGERQREIAYRVGVNLVMYAMTGNYKADQVHVPAILERLGQ; this is translated from the coding sequence ATGGCAGCACTCGGCCCCCTCGCCTTCGCCCAGCCGTGGCTGTTGCTCGCGCTTCTGGCGCTGCCGGCCCTATGGTTCCTGCTGCGCGTCACCCCGCCAGCGCCGAAGACGCAGCGCTTCCCCGCGATCCGCCTGCTGCTCGGCCTGGCGCCGAAGGAAGAGACGCCCGCGCGCACGCCCTGGTGGCTGCTGCTCTTGCGCCTGACCGCGGCCGCGCTGTTGATCGTCGGCCTGTCCGGTCCGGTGCTGCACCCCGCCACTCAGCTCTCCGGCAGCGGGCCGCTCGTGCTGGTGATCGACAACGGCTGGGCGGCGGCCAAGAACTGGTCGCAACGGATGCAGGCGGCTGAAGTCACGCTCGACCGCGCGGTGCGGGAAGAGCGTCGGGTGCACCTTCTGACCACCGCCACCGAACGGCCAGATACGCCGCTCGCGGCAAGCGACCTGCTGCGTCCGGAGCGCGCCCGCGAGCGGGTCCGCGCGCTCAAGCCGCGTCCCTGGCCAAGCGACTACGACGCCGCGTTGGCCGCGGTGGCCGACCTGCAGATCACCGGCAGCGCACATGTCATCTGGCTGAACGACGGGCTGCAAACGCCGGGCACGGACGCGCTCGCCAGCCGGCTGCAACGCCTGGGCCGGGTCGAGGTGATGCGCCCGCGGCCGGGCAACCTGCCGCTCAGCGTACTGCCACCGTCCAGCGACGGAACCGACCTCGCGGTGCCGATCCACCGCCCGGACACTCGCGGTCCCACCACCCGCACGGTGGTCGCCAACGACGAGCGCGGCCGGCTGGTTGCCACGGCCGAAGCACGCTTCGAGGACGGCAGCCGAGACGCGACCGTGCGCTTCGACCTGCCGCTGGAACTGCGCAACCGGATATCACGCGTCAGCGTCGAGGGAGAGACTACCGCAGCCAGCGTCGCGCTGTTGGATTCCCGCTGGCAGCGCCGGCCGGTCGGCCTGGTGACCGAGAGCGCGCAAGCCGACGCGCAGCCGCTGCTGTCGGAGGTGTACTACCTGGAACGCGCGCTCAACCCCTATGCCGAGGTAACACGCGGGGGGCTGGGCGCGCTGTTGGCCCAGGACCAGGCGGTGATCGTGCTGTCCGACCGCGGCGCCCTGCGCACCGACCTGCGCACCCAGGTGCGCAGCTGGGTCGAGCGCGGCGGCGTCTTGCTGCGTTTCGCCGGACCGCGGCTGGCACGCGAGCTGACGGGGCCGGACGCGCGGGACGGCAGCGGCGACCCCCTGCTGCCGGTACGCCTGCGCCGCGGCGGGCGCGCACTATCAGGCACGATGAGTTGGGGCAGCCCGCCCAAGCTGGCGCCGTTCGACGCCAACAGCCCGTTCGCCGGCCTGTCGGTGCCGGACGACCTGACCATCGACCGCCAGGTACTGGCCCAACCCGCCCTGGACCTGGGTGAGAAGACCTGGGCCCGGCTCGCCGACGGCACGCCGCTGGTCACTGCCGATCAGCGCGGCGACGGCTGGGTCGTGCTGGTGCATACCACCGCGAACGCGCAATGGTCGAACCTGCCGCTGTCCGGTCTGTTCGTGCAAATGCTCCGGCGTGTCGTGGCGGTCGGCGAAGGGATCGCGCGATCCTCCGAGCGCAGCCCCCTACCGCCGTCCAGCGTGCTCGACGGGTTTGGCGCGCTCGGCCCGGCGCCGGCAAGCGTGCAGGCCCTGTCGCCGGAGGCCCTGGAGTCCAATACGATCGATCCCGCCCATCCACCGGGCCTGTACGGTCTGGAAGGTCAACGCCGGGCGCATAACCTGGGCCCCGCGGTGGTGGACGCGCGGCCGCTCACCGCCCTGCCAAACGGTATCTCGGTCGGCGGCTTCTCGGCCGAACCGGAACGTCCGATCGGACCGTGGCTGCTGGTCGCCGCCCTGGCGCTGCTGCTGGTCGATCTCGTGCTCGCACTGCTGTTGCGCGGCCTGTTCGGCCCGACCGGGGGCGATGGTATGGGACGGCGTGCGGCCGGCGGTGCGGCGGCGATCCTGCTCGCCGTCACGCTGGCGCCCGGTAGCGCACAGGCGCAGGTCGACAGCAGCGACGACCCGGAGAGCTACGCGCTGAAGGCCACGCTGGACACGCGCCTGGGCTACGTCGTGACCGGGAACGCGCGAGTCGACCAGATCGCCGAACAGGGGCTGCGCGGCCTGTCGCGCACGCTGAGCGCGCGCACCTCGATCGAGCCGGAAGCGCCGCTGCCGGTGCGCTTGAACGAGCATCCGCTCGCTTTCTTCCCGCTGCTCTACTGGCCGGTAACGGCCGAGCAGGCCCCGCTCGGTCCGAAGGCCACGCGGAAGGTCAACGCCTACCTTGCCAATGGCGGGACGATCCTGTTCGACCTGCGCGATCCGACGCCGAACGTGAACCTGGGCGGCGGCCTGTCGGGCGCGACACAGGCGCTGCGCCAACTGACCCGCAACCTGGATATCCCGCCGCTGCAGCCCGTGCCGCCAGAGCACGTGCTGACCAAGACCTTCTACCTTCTGAACGACTTCCCGGGCCGCTACGACGGCGGCCAGCTATGGGTCGAAGACACGCGCGCCGGTGGCGGGGACGGCGATGGGGTCGCGAGCGTCCTGGTCGGCTACAACGACTACGCCGGCGCCTGGGCAATCGACCAGGCGGGGCAACCGCGCTTCGCCGTCACGCCCGGCGGGGAACGTCAACGCGAGATCGCCTATCGGGTCGGGGTAAACCTGGTGATGTACGCCATGACCGGCAACTACAAGGCCGATCAAGTGCACGTCCCGGCGATCCTGGAGCGGCTAGGCCAATGA
- the petA gene encoding ubiquinol-cytochrome c reductase iron-sulfur subunit, with protein sequence MANTANTGQKGGGSSRRDFLYLATGAVGAVGVGATAWPFIDQMNPSAAVLALATTEVDLSPISEGMGITAMWRSKPVFVRKRTQSEIDEARSVDVNALPDPQTDEARVQQPEWLIVVGICTHLGCIPLGNKQSEPRGDYGGWFCPCHGSHYDTSGRIRKGPAPENLAVPTYNFVNDSTVQLG encoded by the coding sequence ATGGCGAACACGGCGAACACCGGGCAGAAAGGCGGCGGCTCTTCGCGCCGCGATTTTCTGTACCTCGCCACCGGCGCCGTCGGCGCCGTCGGCGTTGGCGCCACGGCTTGGCCGTTTATCGATCAGATGAACCCCAGCGCGGCTGTGCTGGCGCTGGCCACGACCGAGGTCGACCTGAGCCCGATCTCCGAAGGCATGGGCATCACCGCGATGTGGCGGAGCAAGCCCGTGTTTGTACGCAAGCGCACTCAGAGCGAAATCGACGAGGCGCGCTCGGTGGATGTGAACGCGCTGCCTGACCCGCAGACGGACGAGGCGCGCGTGCAGCAGCCGGAGTGGCTGATCGTCGTCGGCATCTGCACGCACCTTGGGTGCATTCCGCTGGGCAACAAGCAGAGCGAACCGCGCGGCGATTACGGTGGTTGGTTCTGCCCGTGCCACGGCTCGCACTACGATACGTCCGGACGGATCCGTAAGGGGCCGGCTCCCGAGAACCTCGCGGTGCCGACCTATAATTTCGTCAACGATTCGACGGTCCAACTCGGGTAG
- a CDS encoding carboxymuconolactone decarboxylase family protein — MATDYPATAKNVSENAQLLRQAAPELMKGFVQMGKATYADGALSAKVKELIALSIGVSLRCDGCIAAHTKSAMRYGATREEVAEAVATAIHMGGGPSMVYGGEALRAYDQFAAESNG, encoded by the coding sequence ATGGCGACCGACTATCCGGCGACCGCGAAGAACGTAAGCGAGAACGCGCAGCTGCTGCGCCAGGCTGCTCCGGAGCTGATGAAGGGCTTCGTGCAGATGGGCAAGGCGACCTATGCCGACGGCGCGCTGAGCGCCAAGGTGAAGGAGCTGATCGCGCTGTCGATCGGGGTGTCGCTGCGCTGCGACGGCTGCATCGCCGCGCATACCAAGTCAGCGATGCGCTACGGCGCGACCCGCGAGGAAGTTGCCGAGGCGGTGGCGACCGCGATCCACATGGGCGGCGGCCCGTCGATGGTCTACGGCGGGGAAGCGCTGCGCGCCTACGACCAGTTCGCGGCCGAATCGAACGGCTAG
- the hemF gene encoding oxygen-dependent coproporphyrinogen oxidase codes for MSDADSSQDSPTSQVSAEGVGAVSERQHRATEWFAELRNRICAAFETLEDELSGETAERMGDIPPGRFQRTSWTRSDDSVDDPGGGTMAVMHGRVFEKVGVNISVVSGNFSPEFATQIPGASEAPRFWAAGISLVAHMWNPHAPAVHMNTRHIVTTQSWFGGGADLNPALVKDDDTRDFHKALEDCCNRHAVADHERYKAWADEYFFNKHRGEARGVGGIFYDYLNSGDWEADFAFTQDVGTTFLDIFPRLVRRRMHEPWSDDDRRQQLIHRGRYAEFNLVYDRGTQFGLKTGGNPEAILMSLPPMASWP; via the coding sequence GTGAGTGACGCCGATAGCAGCCAGGACAGCCCGACCAGCCAAGTCAGCGCGGAGGGCGTCGGCGCGGTCTCCGAGCGCCAGCACCGTGCCACCGAATGGTTCGCCGAGTTGCGCAACCGCATCTGCGCGGCGTTCGAGACCCTGGAGGACGAGCTGTCCGGCGAAACGGCCGAGCGCATGGGCGACATCCCGCCCGGGCGCTTCCAGCGCACCTCCTGGACCCGCTCGGACGATAGCGTGGACGATCCCGGCGGCGGCACCATGGCGGTGATGCATGGCCGGGTGTTCGAGAAGGTCGGGGTCAACATCTCCGTCGTCTCCGGCAACTTCTCGCCCGAGTTTGCAACGCAGATCCCAGGCGCGTCGGAGGCGCCGCGCTTCTGGGCGGCCGGCATCTCGCTGGTGGCGCACATGTGGAACCCGCACGCCCCGGCGGTGCACATGAACACCCGCCACATCGTCACGACCCAAAGCTGGTTCGGCGGCGGCGCCGACCTGAACCCGGCCCTGGTCAAGGACGACGACACGCGCGACTTCCACAAGGCGCTGGAAGACTGCTGCAACCGCCATGCGGTTGCCGACCACGAACGCTACAAGGCCTGGGCGGACGAGTACTTCTTCAACAAGCACCGTGGCGAGGCGCGCGGCGTCGGCGGGATCTTCTACGACTACCTGAACTCCGGCGACTGGGAGGCGGACTTCGCCTTCACCCAGGACGTCGGCACGACCTTTCTGGACATCTTTCCGCGGCTGGTTCGCCGGCGCATGCACGAACCCTGGAGCGACGACGACCGCCGCCAGCAATTGATCCACCGCGGTCGCTACGCGGAGTTCAATCTGGTCTACGACCGCGGCACCCAGTTCGGCCTCAAGACCGGCGGCAACCCGGAAGCGATCCTGATGTCCCTGCCGCCGATGGCGTCCTGGCCGTAA
- a CDS encoding AAA family ATPase produces MEGVVLSANTTTTDPFASTAEAQSDHRLAQEIEQLGDRLKAARQSVGTVIFGQQEVVDQTLITLLCGGHALLIGVPGLAKTRLVESLGTVFGLDERRVQCTPDLMPSDILGSEVLEETDAGKRAFRFIPGPIFSQLLMADEINRASPRTQSALLQAMQERKVTVAGHGHALPEPFHVLATQNPLEQEGTYPLPEAQLDRFLLQIDVGYPDIDAERQMLVATTGAQDSKAESVLTAQELMDAQQLVRRVPVGESVVEAILQLVRNGRPETSTIPEVPEQVTWGPGPRASQALMLAVRARALMEGRFAPSVDDVLELAHPILRHRMALTFAARAEGQVLDALIDRLCQPLQ; encoded by the coding sequence ATGGAGGGCGTCGTCTTGTCAGCGAACACGACCACCACCGATCCGTTCGCTTCCACTGCGGAAGCGCAATCCGACCATCGCCTGGCCCAGGAGATCGAACAACTGGGCGACCGCCTCAAGGCGGCACGGCAATCGGTCGGAACCGTCATCTTCGGTCAGCAGGAGGTGGTCGATCAAACGCTGATTACGCTGCTGTGCGGCGGACATGCGCTGCTGATCGGCGTGCCCGGCCTGGCCAAGACCCGCTTGGTCGAAAGCTTGGGCACGGTGTTCGGCCTGGACGAGCGGCGCGTGCAGTGTACCCCCGACCTGATGCCAAGCGACATTCTGGGCTCCGAGGTGCTGGAGGAAACGGACGCGGGCAAGCGCGCCTTCCGCTTCATCCCCGGCCCGATCTTTTCGCAGTTGCTGATGGCCGACGAGATCAACCGCGCCAGTCCCCGCACGCAGTCGGCGCTGCTGCAGGCGATGCAGGAGCGCAAGGTCACGGTCGCCGGCCACGGCCATGCGCTGCCCGAGCCGTTCCACGTCCTGGCCACCCAGAACCCGCTGGAACAGGAAGGCACCTACCCGCTGCCGGAGGCGCAACTCGATCGCTTCCTGCTACAGATCGACGTCGGCTACCCCGATATCGACGCCGAGCGCCAGATGCTGGTCGCCACCACCGGAGCGCAAGACAGCAAGGCCGAAAGCGTGCTCACCGCGCAGGAATTGATGGACGCCCAGCAGCTGGTGCGCCGCGTGCCCGTGGGCGAAAGCGTGGTCGAAGCGATTCTGCAGCTCGTGCGCAACGGCCGCCCCGAAACCAGTACGATCCCTGAGGTACCGGAGCAGGTCACCTGGGGTCCCGGCCCGCGCGCCAGCCAGGCGTTGATGCTGGCCGTGCGCGCGCGGGCGCTGATGGAAGGGCGGTTCGCCCCGTCGGTCGACGACGTGCTGGAACTCGCCCACCCGATCCTGCGCCACCGCATGGCCCTGACCTTTGCCGCCCGCGCCGAGGGACAGGTGCTCGACGCCCTGATCGACCGGCTGTGCCAGCCACTGCAGTGA